CCTCTATGCTGCTTATGACTGTACAATGGATTATGAATTGAGCGAAAATGGTATTATAGACATATATTATATTGATTTAATTAATCGAATGCCTATTGCAGAGTTAATATAGAGTGTTGGCAGAAATTATTTGATTTTGAACATTTTTCATTTCTCCTTTTTTTATGAAAACTTTTTTTAATTTAATGATATGAATTTTATAGAATTAATAACTGTAAATAAATCAATATTATTTTCTTTAATTAGACTAAACAATCTATATTAAATTGTAGGATGCTACAATGGTGAACATTAAGTTCTGAACTCTTTTTAATCCAGTTATTGGAATGTCGTCATAAATGATAAATTCTTTTGAAAGTTCCATTATGTGCTTCTACAGTTTTAGAACGTAATTATATATTCTTTTATTCCTTCTTCAGTAGCCATTAATCTCCTCATTTTTGTATGCAACTTCATGAACATATCGAGTTATTGTTCTATGATTTTTTTGTAAAAGCAAATTCCTGCAAATTTGCAATTTCTGCAAGCAAAATAGTTTAGAATAGAGTAATTATGAGTTTTTATTGCCTCCACATTTTTTCAGGTGGAGCATCATATTCACCATCGAGTGTTAATTCATGTTTTTCTGGACAAATAACAACATTTTTTATATTCATCAAAATCAAAAATAATCTATAAGCAAATTGGTTTTCTGGTAAATTATCAGAATTATTCTCGATTTTGCTGTGATGTAGGAATTAAAGCAGATATGCCAAGATTATCTAAAATAATTCAAATTTGCTAATAGTTAAATAAATCGTATCTGCACTAATTTTGCTTGGTTTGGAATTTAAATTAGTAGAGGATTTGATTCATTAAGGCTGGAATTTGATAAATGATCATGTTGGGATTTTGAACAGCATTCACACCACAAATCAATTTAGATTTCGTATCTGTTCCCCCAATTGAAATGTTTAATGAAAATTTAGGATATATTTTTGACTTTTATCCTTTGTTTTCATTAATCTAGCATTCATGATCATTCAAAGCCAACGATATTTGACCAGACCAATCAAGCAAAATGCCACCAATGAAAAAGAATATTGACTTTTTCATTCATCCGTATTTTAGATTTTATCATTTAAAAATTTCCTTGCTGTTTTTCTAAGCTTCTTAATTTCATCTTTTATTTAATTTTTGCACCATATAATGTCTTATTAATAAACTAAGGTCTTTTTCTTTAATTATATTGAAAGGAGAGTTTATAAGCTTTTTTAATTGTTCCATCAATTGCAATATGTTCATAATCAGTTAAACCAATTTTATTAGCTACAATTAGTATAAAATTCATTATTAACTGGTAAATTGGTTGAAAATACTTTACAATAATCTCTTATTGTCCTGTCACTTGGTTCTATGCCGTGAGATATAATATTGTATAAATTATTGTGTTTAGCATTATAAGATAATTCCACTGTGCTTGTTATTTTATTAATATATCCATAAAAAAAATTAGTTTTATCCATATCTTTTAGATTAAATGGTGGTTTTCCCACATTTGAAGTGTTACGTTTAATTTTAAAGTCAATTAAAAGTTCCATCAACGATTGTTGATGCAAGGATACATAAGTTGAAATTCGTTCTCCATTTCATCAATTTCCTTATTAAAATCTCTTAAAATATAGTTATTTAAAATCATAATAATTAAAACTCCATATATTTGATTAATATAATTATAAAATCCATTATAATTAATTATATATATGTAATTTATAATATAAATAGATTTAAATAACTTATAGTTAGAATAAAAAATTTATAAACCTTATTATTAAAAACTAACAAGTATTCATAAGATAAATTGTATTTTAATTGAAATAATGTAATTAAATTAAAAAATAATCAAAAAAAATAACTTTAAAAAAAATTAAATTATGAAATTGAACAAAATTTAATAAAAAAAATGTAAACTTAGTAAAAAATGAACAATGATTAAAAACTAATAATTTCTGCCAACACTCATATAGTGAAAAAAGAATGATTCTGCAACAACAAAAAAATTTTATAAAAAAAACAGCATCCAAAGCAACAGAGTCCATTGCAATAGTAAACTAGATTTAAAACCAGAATATAATAAAATAATGAGAGAACTCGGATTTGATACAACCAACACATGCACATTTCACTTAAGTATTATAATATCAATGAAGAACTATAGAGAAGAACTAAAGCAAATGCGCAAAATGAATATGAAAGCAATCTAAAAAAAAAACAAAACCCTAAACTACTCAGAAACACAAATCAAAAAAAAAACAATCCAAAAAAACAGGGATAAACAACTACAAAATATGAAATCAACGAAAATATTATAAGCATATTTTTACAATATTATCCAAAAAAGAAACCTACAAAGAAGCAATATGAATACATCAATTTCCTAAAAGAAAAATTAATAAACTTATCCACCAATTCTAGCAAAATACTTAAAGAAAAAATTCTTCCCAGAATTACAAAAAATACATTACAAATCCTTAAAAAAAGACACAAAGGAAAACTAGACTGTACTAACAATCAAATAGAAAATTACATTGGAAATACAATGCCCAAAACACACAAAAAGAAAATTAGAACATTAAAAGGAACATTCAACCAGATAATGCACCAAAAAAATGGCTGGATCGAAAAACGAAAACAAGAGCTAACAAATTGACAGTCCCTAAAATTCCAAGTTGTCCAATTGCATATTGGGCGGATGAAAATTTAATTAATTGTTTTAATAATACAAAATTAGAATCAATAGGGAATATTAAAGTAGGTCTGCAAACTGGTGAAAACGATAGATTCTTAAGATACTGGTTTGAAGTAGATTTTAATAAAATTGGGTTTTCTTCAAAAACATGTGAAGATTCATCAACTAGTGGTTATAAATGGTTCCCTTATAATAAAGGAGGATCATTTAGAAAATGGTATGGAAACCAAGAGTATATCATAAATTGGGAGAACGATGGTGATGAATTGAGAAATTTCAAAAAATCTGTTTTAAGGAATTCTAAGTTTTATTTCTATAAATCATTAAGTTGGTCAAAAATATCTAGTGGAAAAATTGCATTCAGATATTATCCTAATGGATTTATTTTTGATGTAGCAGGTTGTTCAGTATTTTTAAATGAAAATTTAAATTATATTATGGGGTTTTTAAATTCAAATGTTTGTAGTAGTGTTTTAGATTTAATTTCACCAACTTTAAATTATGAAGTAGGTCATATTTCTTCACTACCTATTAAGATTGATGAAACTAAAAAAGATAAAATTGAAAAGTTAGTATTAAATAATATTTCAATATGTGAAGAGGACTGGAATGATTATGAAACTTCTTGGAACTTTAAAAAACATCCTCTTTTATATTTTAATAATAATTTACTAGAATCAAATTATAATGAGTGGGTTGAATATAAAAATAATCAATTTAATAATCTAAAACAAAATGAAATAAAATTAAATGAACTATTTTCAAAAACTTATAATCTTCCATTTGATAACACTATTGAAGATAAACATATTTCTATCAAGAAACCTAACTTAAATGAAGATATAAAATCATTTATTTCCTTTGCTGTGGGTTGTATGTTTGGACGTTATAATTTAGATGTAGAAAATCTATTTTTTGCTGGAGGAATATTTGATTTAACAAAGTATAATAAATTTATTCCTGATAATGATAATATTATTCCGATATTAGATACGGAATATTTTGAAGATGATATTGTAGGAAAATTTGTTGAATTTGTTAAAATATGCTATGGGAAAGAATATTTAGAAGAAAATCTTGAATTTATTTCAAATTCATTGTCAACTACAAATAAATCTTCAAGAGATAAATTAAGAGATTATTTCATTAAAGATTTCTTCAATAATCACAATAAAATTTACAAAAAAAGACCTATTTATTGGCAATTTAATAGTGGAAAAGAAAATGCATTTAATTGTTTAATTTATGTTCATAGATTTGATTCAACTTTAATAGCTAAAATAAGAACAGAATATTTGCATAAAACACAAAAAGCTATTGAACAGAGAATTTCAAATTGTAATGAAATTTTTAAAAATACAGATTCAAATTCTGAAAAAGTTCGGGTAATTAAAGAAAAGAATAAATTAATTAAACAATTAGAAGAAAGTGTTGAATTTGACGAAGTTCTAAATCATATAATTAATTTAAATATATGCATAGATTTAGATGATGGTATAAAAATCAACCATAATAAATTTCAAAATATAGTTTTACATAAAGATGGAGTTAAAGATAAAAAAATAAATCTTTTAAAGAAGATTTAATTTTATCTTACTAAATTTTTTTAAGTAAATTAACTTTTTTAGATTTTTTACCTTCGTAAGTTACTTCAATTTTTTGAAAAATAGTGTAATTATCTTTTATTCCATTATCCAAATCTAATTTAATATTTTGATTAGCAATGTGGGCTAGAACTTCATCATAATCTTGTGTTTCTTTAAGTTGTTTTTGAAGTTTATTTTTATCTTTAGTGGCTTTATTAATTTCTGTATTTGATGAACTATTTTTTATTCTATTATCACAGTTAGATATGGATTGTTCAATAGCTTTTTGTGTTTTGTGTAGATAATCAGTCCTTATTCTTGCAATGAGATTTGGTTCATATCTATGAATATACACTAAACAATTAAACCCATTTTCTTTTCCACTATTAAACTGCCAATATATTGGTCTTTTTTTATATGTTTTTTTGTGGTCATTGAAGAAATTTTTAAGCAAATAATCTCTGATTTTTTCTCTAGAAGATTTTTTATTTTTAGCTAATGCATCAGCTATGAACTCTAAATTTTCTTCCAATGTGTCTTCTCCAAAACATATTTTAACAAATTCAATGAATCTTCCAACAATATCATCTTCAAAATATTCAGAATCAAGAACTGGAATTATATTATCATCATCAGGAATGAATTTATGATAGTTGTTAATGTTAAACTCTCCACCTGCAAACTGTAATCCATCATTATCTAAACTATAACGTCCAAACATACAACCAATGGCATAAGAAATAAATGATTTGGCATCTTCCTTTAAATTGGCAAGATTTATAGGTGTTTGAGATTCATTCTCTTCATCATTTTGTAAATTATAAATTTGAGAAAATAATTCATTTAATTTAATTTCATTATTTTTTATTAGAGTTAATTCTTTATTTTTATAATTTTCCCACATATTATAATTTGTTTCAATTAAATCAGAACCATATTTTAGGAAAGGATGTTTCATAAAGTTCCAAGAAATTTCATAATCATCCCAATCTCTTTTTGAAATAGATATATTTTCATTAACAAGATTAACAACACTTTTTTCTAAATTTTTATTAAATATTATTGGAATTAAACTAATATCTCCAGCTTGATAATTTAAGGTAGGTGCGATACAATTTAAGATTTTTTGAGAAATATTTGTATTTAACAAACCTATAATGTATTTTTTTGATAAATTTGTATTTAAAAATATAGAACATGAAGCTGAATCAAAAAGAAAACCTTCAGGATAATCTCTAAAACTTATTTTTGAACTTGATATTCTTGACCAAGATATTGATTCATTAAATTGAAATTCTCTATTAGAAACATTTGCTTTTTCAAAATTTTCTAACTCAGAACCGTTATTTTCAAAATTTATCACATATTCTTGATTTCCATACCATTTTCTAAATGACCCTCCTTTATTATAAGGGAACCATTTATAACCACTAGTTGATGAATTTTCACATGTTTTTGAAGAAAACCCAATTTTATTAAAATCAACTTCGTACCAAAATCTTAAAAATCTATTATTATCGGCAGTTGCAAGACCTTGTTTAACTGATGCTATTGATTCTAATTTTGTATTATTAAAACAATTAATTAAATTTTCATCCGCCCAATATGCAATTGGACAACTTGGAATTTTATCAAAATTAGATTGTTTTGTAACAAACTTGCTTTTATCATTATAAAACTCTTTTTCTTTTTTGCTTTCTGAGTTAAACTCAGTTAATCTATGAAATGTTGAGTTGTAATTTTCAAGAAAATTATTTCTATTAATAAATGTTGTTGCCTGCACTACTTCTCCACCAATTTCTTCAAATGCATGTGCTCCTAAGTGCACCATATCAATTATTGTATGGTTATTTATTAATTCAACTCTTAATTTTTCAAATGTTGATAAAAACATGAATGATTGTTGAGTAATCATTGCTATAAATCCATTCGATTTAACAAATTCATGACATTTTTCAATAAATACTGCAAATAAATCTGATTTTGAATTTGGAAAATTATTTTTCAAATAATCTTTTAATTTCGGATTCATTCCACTATTTCCCATATAAGGGGGATTTGTAATAACAATATCATAATTTTTAGACATTATTTTAGTTTGATTTAATATATTCCTCAAAATTTGAATTTCATTTTGATAGTTAAATTTATTTAAATTATTTTTATTTGATTCAAAATTATAAATTAATTCAAATAGTTTATTAATATCCATATTTTTAATATCCAAAATACTACCATATTCTTTTGCATCTTTAAATGAATTATAAAGATATTTTAAATCATTTTCTATGGTTCTGTCTTGTGAAACCAATTTTTCAATAAAATCTTCAGAAATTGAATTAGTTTCTTCAATTGAGCATAATAATGGTGAAATATTTTTTGTTAAAATTCTTCTATTGTATTTTCTAGCTTTCATTAAAACTGCAAAATATGCTAGTTGATATGCTCTTTTATCAATGTCCAAACCATATAAATTATTTTTAAGAATAGATTCACAAGCATCTTTTTCTGTGTAACCTTCTGAAACATAAATGTCCATTAAAACTTCAAATGCATATACTAAAATATGGCCAGAACCCATACATGGATCAATTACAGTAATATCTTCTGGTTTTAAAATTTTTGATTCTTTTTTAAGATCAATTAATTGCTGTTTGACTTCTGATTCTTGTTCAGCTTCTTCAACATAATATTTCCATTTTGATTTTAAATTGCCATTAGGATGTCCTTCTAACCATAATCTTCCAACAGAATTTTCAACCATGTATTTTACAATCCAATCTGGAGTAAATAATTGTGTAGCTGCTGGGATTCTTTCTTTAGAAATTTTAATTCTCTTTTTAAGATTAGCAAAAGTTTCATCTTTTAGTTCAGTGTTATAAAATTGATATAACCATCCAATTATTTCAACCTGACTTCCAAAATCTTCTTCAGGAATATTATCAATTAATTGCCTAACAACTCCTTCTTCATTTGTAAATGAAATGTTTAATAATAATTCTAAATAATCATCGGTTTTTTCAAATAAACCGGGAAGAATTTCATTTAATTTATTACATTGTTTGATGAATAAAAATCTAAATAACTCATCTAATTTATTTTCATCTTTAAGTTTAAAAATTAATTCTTTATCTTCATGAGTGTAATCTAAATCAATATCAAATGCTTCAGTAACGATATCGGGTTCAATTTTTCCAGAAGTTTCTGATGATAAAACTCTAGTTTTAGTTGGTAAAAAATTATTTATTTCCATAAAACGAATAGCAATTATACGATTAAACCACGTATATGCCACTTCTTCAACAACATTTTCAAAACCTTTTTGTTGAACTTCCTTAACTAATTGTTCTCTTTTTTTTATATCTTCATCATAAATACTATTAGTTGATCCACCAATAGAATAAGTTTCAATTCCATCAACTGAACTAATAGACTCATTAATTGTATCTTTATTAATCCCAACTAAACTCATTTTATATTCAACATCCTCTATTAACTTTTTACGTGAATTAATAGCAAATGTTTTAATTGCAGTTTTATCCATAATTTCACCAATATTTAATTAAAATTATATCTCTTGATGTTATTAAATAGTTGCTATTTTTTCTGTCGACTAATAGTGTGGATAAATGGAATATTGAATTAGTTACAAGACAGAACCATGGAAAATGATTTAAAATATCTTTATAATTCATTTAAAGATGCAAAAGAATTTGGAAGTATTTTAGAAATTAAATCCCTAGATTTTAATAAAATAATTAAGTTACTCAATGATTTAAAATTAAATAATACATTAACTAAGTTTAGATATCAAAATGAGATAAATTTATTAACCACTATTGCGAATCAAGCAAAAATAATATCTAAAAAATACGATGTTGTAGTAACTAATCCCCCATACATGGGAAATAATGGAATGAATCCAAACTTAAAAGAACATATTAAATCCAATTTTCCATTAGCAAAAACAGATTTATTTGCAGTATTTTTAGAAAAAGGATTAAATATGGTTAAAAATCATGGTTTTAATTGTATGGTTACAATGCAATCGTGGATGTTTTTATCAAGTTTTGAAAAATTTAGAAAAAAATTAATAGAAACAACTACGATCTCTAATTTATTACATATGGATAATATGGTGATGAGAATTGCATTTGGAACATCTGCAACTGTATTTAGAAAAACCACATTAATGAATTATAATAGTACTTTTTATCATATTAAATTAAGTGATATTAAGAATGATATAGTAGCCCCATCGTTTTTTAATGATGGAAATAAACATGTGATTAATCAAGGTGATTTTGATAAAATACCAGGAAATCCAATTGCATATTGGATTACTGATAATATTGTCTCTGCATTTTCTGATAATTATTTATTGAAAGATGTTTCAATTTTGAAAAGTGGTAGATCAACAAATGGGGAAAATGATAGACTATTTAAATTTTGGTTTGAAGTAGATTTCAATGAAATCACTTTTGATGCATTAAATTTAAATCAAGTTAAATCTCAATATGTGCCTCTAAATAAAGGGGGTTCTTATAGAAAATGGTATGGAAATAAAGATTATGTATCTCTTAAAGAATTTGCAGTGGATTCAGATTTTGAGTTTAAAGAATCAGTCACTTGGAGTGATATTAATAGTTCTAATTTTAGTGTAAGATTCCATGAATCCGGTTTAATATCAAATAATGTTGGAAAAAGAGCTTATTTTAAAGATAAAAATGATTTATTATATATTTTAGGTTATTTAAATACAAATTTCTGTCAATTTTTGTTAAATTTAATAATTCCTACAATACATTTTGACATTGGATATGTAGGAAAGATCCCTATTAAATATCATGATAAATCATATGTTGTTAATTTAGTAAAAAATAATATAACTCTATCAAGAAATGATTGGAATGAATATGAATTAAGTTGGAATTTTAAAAAGCATCCTTTTTTAAATTTTGATTCAACATCATTAGTAGATATTTTTAATCAATGGATTGAATATAAACAAAATCAATTTAACTCATTGAAATCAAATGAAATAAAGTTAAATAAATTTTTTAATTCGATATTTAATGTTAATGATGTTGTTGGATGGGATATAGATGATAAAAAAGTTTCAATTACTAATTCTGATTATAATTTAGATATTCAATCATTTATTTCATTTGCCGTTGGTTGCATGTTTGGTCGTTACAGTTTAGATAGTGAAGGATTGCAATATGCTGGTGGTGAGTTCGATTTAACAAAATACAACACATTTGTCCCTGATGATGACAATATAATTCCAGTTCTTGATTCTGAATATTTTGAAGATGATATTGTTGGAAGATTTGTTGAGTTTATAAAAACATGTTTTGGAAAAGAAGACCTTGAAGAAAATTTAGATTTTATTGCAAATGCTTTAGCTAAAAATAAAAAGTCATCAAGAGAAAAAATCAGAGAGTATCTACTTAAAAACTTCTTCAATGCTCATAATAAAACTTACAAAAAATGCCCAATATACTGGCAATTTTCAAGTGGAAAAGAAAATGGATTTAATTGTTTGGTATATATGCATAGATATGAACCAAATCTCATTGCAAGAATTAGAACTAATTATTTACATAAAACACAAAAAGCAATTGAACAAGCAATTGTAAATTGTGATAATATTATCAATCACTCTTCATCAAACTCGGAAATTAGAAAAGCAACCAAAGAAAAAAGTAAACTTCAAAAACAATTAAAAGAAACACAAGAATATGATGAAGCACTAGCACACATCGCAAACCAAAATATCGAAATTGATTTAGATGATGGAGTAAAAGTAAACTATGCAAAGTTCCAAGATGTAGAAGTTTCCAAAGAATGTAAAAAATCTAAAAAAATCAACCTGCTTAAAAAATTATGACTTCAAAGCAATAATTCAAAATATTTATTATATTATTTACATATATTAATGATAGTGATAATATTATGAAATATAGTGCTGGAATAAAAAATATTTCGTTTTGGCTTTTAGAATCCAAATTAACTGCAGAATATATTCTTGATGGCCTTTCAAAAGAAGAAATTTTAGATTTATCTTTAAATGAAAACCTTTACCAAGTTGAAAGTCAATATAAAGTTAAAGATATTCCTAACAGATTATTCACTCGTTTAAAGGATTTTTCAGAGGAATCTTTAACTTATTTTATTAATTGTGATGTGAATTCTAGTAAACTTTTTGTCATTATATCTATCTTAAGAAATGATAAATTATTTTTTGAATTTGTTCATGAAGTATTTAGAGAACACATTCTTTTAGGAAATTATGCACTTAAACAATCTGATTTTGACATTTTTTTCATGAACAAATCAAATCAAAGTAAGATTATTGGTAATTGGACTGAAGAAACTGTTAATCGGGTTCAAAGGCAATATAGATTTCTATTAAAAGAAGCTGGCTTGATTGAAAAAGATGATAATGAATATAAAATAATTATTCCTTTCATAGATTATAGATTAAAGGATTTGATGATTAAAGAGAATTTAACTCCTTATTTAAATGCAATTACAGGTGAAGGTTAAATGAACATTGATGAAAAAATTAGTAAGATAGAACCTAAGATTAAAGAACCTTTTTTTCTTGAAAATAAAGGTTTAAGTAATGAAGTTGGATATTATATCTTTGATTATAATCCTAAATATGAACTTAAAGTTAGGGAGGAAGTTTCAAGACTAAAAAATAAATACACTGCTGATTCAAATCATTCATTTTTTATAGTCGAATTCGATTTGTATGAGGTTATAATTGAATTATTACGAAATGAGGGATATTTAAAAGATATTTTTATATTTGAAGAAGAAGATGGGATTGATGAGACTATAAATGCAATCGTAACATTTTTACAATTGAATTCTGATGAAAATAATTTAATTGTGAACCATATAATAAATAAAACTCCAGATAATTGTGTAGTATTTTTAACAGGTGTTGGAAAATCATATCCTATTCTCAGATCACACAATGTTTTGAATAATTTACATCAAAAATTAAATAAAGTTCCAGTCGTCTTATTTTTCCCAGGAAAATATTCTGGAACTGACTTAGTTTTATTTAATACATTAGAGGGTTCTAATTATTACAGAGCTTTTCCATTAATAATATAAAAGGGATTTTTTATGCAGATAAAGAACATGTTTAAAAAAGATATTGAAAGAAATATCAAAGGTGTAATAACAGTTGATAAAGAAAAAGATAATATTTATCAAGAATTAGAGGAATATGTTGTGACTAATGAACTATTAAAACATTTTTCAGAGTTTTTTTCAGTTTATAATAAAGGAATTACGAATCCAACTGTTGATATGGGTGTTTGGATTTCAGGTTTCTTTGGAAGTGGTAAGTCTCATTTTTTAAAAATATTGTCTTTTATCTTAGATGGAAATTTGGTGATTAATGGAAGAAAACCCTTAGATTTTTTCATTGAGGATGAAAAAATTAAAGATCCTATTGTAATGGCAAACATGGAAAACTCAAGTAAGGTAAATGCAGATGTTATTTTATTTAATATTGATTCCAAATCATCATCGCAATCAAATTCTAATAAAGATCCAATATTAGATGTTTTTTATAATGCATTTAATGAAATGAGAGGATACTCTGGAAATAAACCTTTTTTAGCAGAACTTGAAAAAGAGTTAGATGAGTCTAACAAATATGATGATTTTAAAATGGAATTTGAAAAATTAAGTGGCAAATCATGGGATAAAAAAGGAAAATATAGTTTTAAATTTGAACGAAAACATATAATTCAAAGCATAATAAATATTGGATTTATGGATAAAGATGATGCTAAATATTGGGCAAATAATGCTGAAAAAACATTTGAATATTCAATTGAAGATTTTGCCATTGAAGTAAAAGAATATTGTGATAAAAAAGGAAATAATCATCATGTTGTTTTTTTAGTTGATGAAGTTGGACAATATATTGCAGATGACACTAAACTAATGTTAAATTTACAAACTATTGTTGAAGAATTAGGAATGAAATGCAAAGGAAAAGCCTGGGTTATTGTTACAAGCCAACAAAATATAGATGATATAACAAAAGATATTAGAGGAATTGATTTTTCCAAAATCCAAGGAAGATTTAAAACACGTTTATCTCTTTCTTCTTCAAATGTTGATGAAGTAATTCGAAGAAGAATTCTGGCTAAAAATGATGTTGCTAAACAAACATTAGAATCAGAATATGATAATGTAGAATCAATTTTAAAGAATATTTTATCATTTGAAAAATCTGCTGAAATGAAAACTTATGAAAGTGCAAAAAACTTTGCAGAAATTTATCCATTTGTACCTTATCAATTTAATTTAGTACAAAATGTTTTAACATCTATAAGAGAACATTCTGCTTCAGGTAAACATTTAGCTGATGGTGAAAGATCAATGCTTGCACTTTTTAAAGAATCTGCAATTGCTGTTAAAGATAAAGAAGAAGATACATTAGTCCCCTTTAGTATTTTTTACAATGCTATTGAAGAATTTTTAGACAATACTTATAGTATGGTAATTCAAAAAGCAAGAGACAATAATTTTTTATTTGATTTTGATGTTGAAATATTAAAAGTTTTATTCATGATAAAGCATGTTAAAGAAATTAAAGCAACTTCTAAAAATATTACTACTTTAATGATTTCTAATATTGGTGAGGATAGACTTGAACTTAATCATAAAGTTGATAAATCTTTAAAACGTTTACAAGAACAGACTTTAATTCAGAAAAATGGCGAGATTTACTCCTTTTTAACAAATGAAGAGCAAGATATAAATCGCGAAATTAAAAATCAAATTGTAGATGATGGTGAAATTTTAGATAATGCAGCAAATAGAATTTTCACAGAAATTTATCCTAAAAATAAATATAAATTCAGTAATAG
The Methanobrevibacter oralis genome window above contains:
- the pglX gene encoding BREX-1 system adenine-specific DNA-methyltransferase PglX, producing MDKTAIKTFAINSRKKLIEDVEYKMSLVGINKDTINESISSVDGIETYSIGGSTNSIYDEDIKKREQLVKEVQQKGFENVVEEVAYTWFNRIIAIRFMEINNFLPTKTRVLSSETSGKIEPDIVTEAFDIDLDYTHEDKELIFKLKDENKLDELFRFLFIKQCNKLNEILPGLFEKTDDYLELLLNISFTNEEGVVRQLIDNIPEEDFGSQVEIIGWLYQFYNTELKDETFANLKKRIKISKERIPAATQLFTPDWIVKYMVENSVGRLWLEGHPNGNLKSKWKYYVEEAEQESEVKQQLIDLKKESKILKPEDITVIDPCMGSGHILVYAFEVLMDIYVSEGYTEKDACESILKNNLYGLDIDKRAYQLAYFAVLMKARKYNRRILTKNISPLLCSIEETNSISEDFIEKLVSQDRTIENDLKYLYNSFKDAKEYGSILDIKNMDINKLFELIYNFESNKNNLNKFNYQNEIQILRNILNQTKIMSKNYDIVITNPPYMGNSGMNPKLKDYLKNNFPNSKSDLFAVFIEKCHEFVKSNGFIAMITQQSFMFLSTFEKLRVELINNHTIIDMVHLGAHAFEEIGGEVVQATTFINRNNFLENYNSTFHRLTEFNSESKKEKEFYNDKSKFVTKQSNFDKIPSCPIAYWADENLINCFNNTKLESIASVKQGLATADNNRFLRFWYEVDFNKIGFSSKTCENSSTSGYKWFPYNKGGSFRKWYGNQEYVINFENNGSELENFEKANVSNREFQFNESISWSRISSSKISFRDYPEGFLFDSASCSIFLNTNLSKKYIIGLLNTNISQKILNCIAPTLNYQAGDISLIPIIFNKNLEKSVVNLVNENISISKRDWDDYEISWNFMKHPFLKYGSDLIETNYNMWENYKNKELTLIKNNEIKLNELFSQIYNLQNDEENESQTPINLANLKEDAKSFISYAIGCMFGRYSLDNDGLQFAGGEFNINNYHKFIPDDDNIIPVLDSEYFEDDIVGRFIEFVKICFGEDTLEENLEFIADALAKNKKSSREKIRDYLLKNFFNDHKKTYKKRPIYWQFNSGKENGFNCLVYIHRYEPNLIARIRTDYLHKTQKAIEQSISNCDNRIKNSSSNTEINKATKDKNKLQKQLKETQDYDEVLAHIANQNIKLDLDNGIKDNYTIFQKIEVTYEGKKSKKVNLLKKI
- the pglX gene encoding BREX-1 system adenine-specific DNA-methyltransferase PglX, translated to MDRKTKTRANKLTVPKIPSCPIAYWADENLINCFNNTKLESIGNIKVGLQTGENDRFLRYWFEVDFNKIGFSSKTCEDSSTSGYKWFPYNKGGSFRKWYGNQEYIINWENDGDELRNFKKSVLRNSKFYFYKSLSWSKISSGKIAFRYYPNGFIFDVAGCSVFLNENLNYIMGFLNSNVCSSVLDLISPTLNYEVGHISSLPIKIDETKKDKIEKLVLNNISICEEDWNDYETSWNFKKHPLLYFNNNLLESNYNEWVEYKNNQFNNLKQNEIKLNELFSKTYNLPFDNTIEDKHISIKKPNLNEDIKSFISFAVGCMFGRYNLDVENLFFAGGIFDLTKYNKFIPDNDNIIPILDTEYFEDDIVGKFVEFVKICYGKEYLEENLEFISNSLSTTNKSSRDKLRDYFIKDFFNNHNKIYKKRPIYWQFNSGKENAFNCLIYVHRFDSTLIAKIRTEYLHKTQKAIEQRISNCNEIFKNTDSNSEKVRVIKEKNKLIKQLEESVEFDEVLNHIINLNICIDLDDGIKINHNKFQNIVLHKDGVKDKKINLLKKI
- the pglX gene encoding BREX-1 system adenine-specific DNA-methyltransferase PglX; amino-acid sequence: MENDLKYLYNSFKDAKEFGSILEIKSLDFNKIIKLLNDLKLNNTLTKFRYQNEINLLTTIANQAKIISKKYDVVVTNPPYMGNNGMNPNLKEHIKSNFPLAKTDLFAVFLEKGLNMVKNHGFNCMVTMQSWMFLSSFEKFRKKLIETTTISNLLHMDNMVMRIAFGTSATVFRKTTLMNYNSTFYHIKLSDIKNDIVAPSFFNDGNKHVINQGDFDKIPGNPIAYWITDNIVSAFSDNYLLKDVSILKSGRSTNGENDRLFKFWFEVDFNEITFDALNLNQVKSQYVPLNKGGSYRKWYGNKDYVSLKEFAVDSDFEFKESVTWSDINSSNFSVRFHESGLISNNVGKRAYFKDKNDLLYILGYLNTNFCQFLLNLIIPTIHFDIGYVGKIPIKYHDKSYVVNLVKNNITLSRNDWNEYELSWNFKKHPFLNFDSTSLVDIFNQWIEYKQNQFNSLKSNEIKLNKFFNSIFNVNDVVGWDIDDKKVSITNSDYNLDIQSFISFAVGCMFGRYSLDSEGLQYAGGEFDLTKYNTFVPDDDNIIPVLDSEYFEDDIVGRFVEFIKTCFGKEDLEENLDFIANALAKNKKSSREKIREYLLKNFFNAHNKTYKKCPIYWQFSSGKENGFNCLVYMHRYEPNLIARIRTNYLHKTQKAIEQAIVNCDNIINHSSSNSEIRKATKEKSKLQKQLKETQEYDEALAHIANQNIEIDLDDGVKVNYAKFQDVEVSKECKKSKKINLLKKL